DNA from Magnetococcales bacterium:
NNNNNNNNNNNNNNNNNNNNNNNNNNNNNNNNNNNNNNNNNNNNNNNNNNNNNNNNNNNNNNNNNNNNNNNNNNNNNNNNNNNNNNNNNNNNNNNNTGGCACAGAGTATGCTTTGGGCATTTCGTCACCCACGGCATGGAGCATGCTCCGTGTGATTTTTTGGCTTGATGCCAAACCCCCAATGGCCCGTGTGTTTCTTTGGCCTGATGCCGAACCCCCAATGGATGCAACAATACCCCGGCCGGTGATTCTACACTGAATTTCCCCTTGCGTCATGTGGATATTTTTTTGACCGATCCTTCTGCCCTACTGCAACACCATTTTGGCTTTGCCGGTTTCCGGGAGGGACAGTGGCCCGTCATCGAGCGGTTGTTGGCCAAACGGTCGGTTTTGGCCATTTTTCCCACCAGCGGCGGCAAAAGTCTCTGTTATCAACTGCCGGCCATGATGCTGGACGGCCTGACCCTGGTCATCTCCCCCCTGATTGCCCTGATGAAAGACCAGATTGATTTTCTCGTCAGCCATGGCGTGGCAGCAGCCCGCCTCGACTCCACCCAGGATATCGAGCAGACACGACAGGTCTTTGCAGAACTGGCCGCCAGAAAGATCAAACTGCTCTATATCTCGCCGGAGCGTCTGGGCAACGAGCGGTTTTTGCACACCATGCGGCGGTGGTCCATCGACCTGCTGGCGGTGGACGAGGCCCATTGCATCAGCGAATGGGGACACAATTTTCGTCCCGATTATCTCAAGATAGCCCGGATTGCCCGGTCAATCGGCATTCCGCGTATCCTCGCCCTGACGGCCACAGCCACACCACCGGTCGCCCGTTCCATTGCCGAGGCTTTTGCCATCCATCCCGAGGATGTCATTCAAACCGGCTTCTACCGGCCCAATCTTTTTCTGCGTGTCACCCCGGCCCCGACAGCAGACGAACAACGTCAGGAACTGCTTCTGCAACGCCTGCGCAGTCGTCCCCCGGAACCAGCCATCGTCTATGTCACCCTGCAACATACGGCCAACAGGGTGGCCCGCTTTCTTGCCGACCATGGCCTGGCGGCCATCGCCTATCATGCCGGCATGGAGGCCGAAAAACGCCACCAGGCCCAGGATCGGTTCATGGCCTCGGACAACACCGTCGTGGTGGCCACCATTGCCTTTGGCATGGGCCTGGACAAATCCAACATTCGGGCCATTTACCACTACAATCTGCCCAAAGGCCTGGAAAGCTACGCCCAGGAGATTGGCCGGGCCGGACGGGATGGCAAAACCTCTCTGTGTGAATTGTTCGCCTGCGCCGACGACCAGATTGTCCTGGAAAATTTCACCTTTGGCGATACCCCCACTCCCGAAACCATTGCCTCCCTGCTTCAGGAGCTGTCCGGACTGGGTACGCAGTTTGATATTTCCATTGCGGAACTCTCCAACCGGCATGACATCCGTCCCCTGGTCATCAAAACCCTGCTGACCTACCTGGAACTGGAGGATATCCTCCAGGCCACCGGCCCGTTTTATGCCCAATACCAGTTTCAACCCTTGAAATCGTCTGCGGAAATTCTGGCCCGTTTCGATCCACAACGGGCGGCCTTCCTGCGCGGTGTCCTGCGCCACGCCAGAAAAAAAATCAAATGGTTCACCCTGGATGCCCATGCCACCAGTCTGGCGCTGCAACAACCACGGGAACGGGTCGTGGCCGCCCTGGAATATCTGGCGCAACAAGGGGACATTGAATTGGAAAGCATGGGAGTTCGCGAAGGATATCGCCTGCTGCAACAGCCCAAAAATCCGGAAGCCCTCCGGGATTCCCTCCTGGCCCGCTTCATGAAACGGGAACAACATGACATTTCCCGCATTCACACCATGCTCGATTTTGCCCACCACCCAACGTGCCGCACCCAATACCTGCTGGCCTATTTTGGGGAAGAGCGTCCCCCCTGCGGCCATTGTGACCGCTGCCAGCCCCAAGCCGAATCATCTTCCGGGACGATTCCTCCCCCCACCCGGCATGATCTGGGTTCAAATGCACTCCGGCAATTGCGCGACCTGCGTGCCGAACACCACCCCTCCCTGGCCACACCCCGCCAGTTGGCCCGGTTTTTTTGCGACATCACCTCCCCGGCCACCACCCGGGAGCGCCTGCGCCACCACCCCTTGTCCGGTGCCTGGAAACATGTCCCCTTTCACCAGGCCCTGACGTTTCTGGAAACCCATTGGCAGCCGTGAATTCTCCGATATTGTCCGCTTGCATTACGATACCATATTTGATACCATCATTTTCATGAACACTGCCGCCAAACTTATTGATGCCATGATAAATAACCCGTTGGACTGGCGGATTGACCAGCTTCAGACGGTAGCACAACGGCACAGCGTGAT
Protein-coding regions in this window:
- a CDS encoding RecQ family ATP-dependent DNA helicase, whose translation is MTDPSALLQHHFGFAGFREGQWPVIERLLAKRSVLAIFPTSGGKSLCYQLPAMMLDGLTLVISPLIALMKDQIDFLVSHGVAAARLDSTQDIEQTRQVFAELAARKIKLLYISPERLGNERFLHTMRRWSIDLLAVDEAHCISEWGHNFRPDYLKIARIARSIGIPRILALTATATPPVARSIAEAFAIHPEDVIQTGFYRPNLFLRVTPAPTADEQRQELLLQRLRSRPPEPAIVYVTLQHTANRVARFLADHGLAAIAYHAGMEAEKRHQAQDRFMASDNTVVVATIAFGMGLDKSNIRAIYHYNLPKGLESYAQEIGRAGRDGKTSLCELFACADDQIVLENFTFGDTPTPETIASLLQELSGLGTQFDISIAELSNRHDIRPLVIKTLLTYLELEDILQATGPFYAQYQFQPLKSSAEILARFDPQRAAFLRGVLRHARKKIKWFTLDAHATSLALQQPRERVVAALEYLAQQGDIELESMGVREGYRLLQQPKNPEALRDSLLARFMKREQHDISRIHTMLDFAHHPTCRTQYLLAYFGEERPPCGHCDRCQPQAESSSGTIPPPTRHDLGSNALRQLRDLRAEHHPSLATPRQLARFFCDITSPATTRERLRHHPLSGAWKHVPFHQALTFLETHWQP